The following coding sequences are from one Pseudomonas mendocina window:
- the lipA gene encoding lipoyl synthase has product MSDTSSPKTVASGEKFRTAQGITAIKDGQKRRASAEPQVFEPKPKWLRVKAPGGSRFEAVKRNVGEHRLSTVCQESHCPNMGECWSNGTATIMLMGSVCTRACRFCAVDTGNPNGWLDLEEPQNTAKSVELMALRYIVLTSVDRDDLDDGGASHYAACVRAIKENTPQVVVEALTPDFDGDHQAIERVVDSGLEVFAQNVETVKRLTHVVRDPRAGYEKTLNVLAHAKRHRPQVLTKTSLMLGLGETDEEILETMDDLRAIGVDILTLGQYLQPTRNHLKVQRWVSPEEFNRLRDIGLEKGFMEVAAGPLVRSSYRADRVFEKNNLGLAAPVPVPGQDINNSLIPALNLN; this is encoded by the coding sequence ATGTCAGACACGTCCTCGCCTAAAACCGTTGCCAGCGGCGAAAAATTCCGCACTGCCCAGGGCATCACTGCGATCAAGGACGGCCAGAAGCGCCGCGCCTCGGCCGAACCTCAGGTTTTCGAACCCAAGCCCAAGTGGTTGCGGGTAAAAGCCCCTGGCGGCAGCCGCTTCGAAGCAGTCAAACGCAACGTCGGCGAACATCGCCTGAGCACCGTGTGCCAGGAATCGCATTGCCCGAACATGGGCGAGTGCTGGTCCAACGGCACGGCCACTATCATGCTGATGGGCTCGGTATGCACCCGTGCATGCCGTTTCTGCGCCGTGGACACCGGTAACCCCAATGGCTGGCTGGATCTGGAAGAGCCGCAGAACACCGCCAAGTCGGTGGAGTTGATGGCGCTGCGCTACATCGTGCTGACCTCGGTGGATCGCGACGACCTCGATGACGGCGGCGCGAGCCACTATGCAGCCTGCGTACGAGCGATCAAGGAAAACACGCCGCAGGTAGTGGTCGAGGCCCTGACTCCCGACTTCGATGGCGATCATCAGGCCATCGAACGCGTGGTGGACTCTGGCCTCGAAGTCTTTGCGCAGAACGTCGAAACCGTCAAGCGTCTGACTCATGTCGTGCGCGATCCACGCGCCGGCTACGAAAAAACGCTGAACGTGCTGGCTCACGCCAAGCGCCACCGTCCGCAGGTGCTGACCAAGACCAGCCTGATGCTGGGTCTGGGTGAAACAGACGAGGAAATTCTGGAAACCATGGATGACCTGCGCGCCATCGGCGTGGACATCCTTACCCTCGGTCAATACCTGCAACCGACACGCAACCATCTGAAGGTGCAGCGCTGGGTCAGCCCGGAAGAGTTCAACCGCTTGCGCGACATCGGCCTGGAAAAGGGCTTCATGGAGGTCGCGGCGGGCCCGCTGGTGCGCTCCAGCTACCGTGCTGACCGTGTGTT
- a CDS encoding PaaI family thioesterase, translating to MHAHPRYRELVEQGFADANFIQDLGIRATDCGPGWVEAALDILPRHLQQNGFIHAGVQTTLADHAAGAAAATLVAEGQTVLTLEFKVNLLRPARSTRLFCRAEVLKAGRQATVVEAEVFGEESGQKRLYSKASVTMAVVTLPA from the coding sequence ATGCACGCTCATCCGCGTTATCGGGAGCTGGTTGAGCAAGGCTTCGCCGACGCCAATTTCATCCAGGATCTCGGCATTCGTGCCACCGACTGCGGCCCAGGGTGGGTCGAGGCGGCGCTGGATATCCTGCCGCGCCACCTGCAGCAGAACGGTTTCATCCATGCTGGTGTGCAGACCACTCTGGCCGATCATGCTGCCGGTGCCGCCGCCGCGACGTTGGTGGCCGAAGGGCAGACGGTGCTGACCCTGGAATTCAAGGTCAACCTCCTGCGCCCGGCGCGTAGCACGCGCCTGTTCTGCCGCGCCGAGGTGCTCAAGGCCGGGCGCCAGGCCACGGTGGTTGAGGCCGAGGTGTTCGGCGAGGAGAGCGGCCAGAAGCGCCTGTACAGCAAGGCTTCGGTGACCATGGCGGTGGTGACGTTGCCGGCCTGA
- a CDS encoding energy-coupling factor ABC transporter permease, which yields MHIEPGVVEGAKILLSYATAVTAFGLTAKLALDSVRSNGGVAALALRSLLTTALVFCFFEVFPHHPVGVSEVHLILGSTLLLLFGAGAAAIGLAAGLLLQGLLFAQFDLPQYGMNVTTLLIPLWGISLLAKRIVAPGTAYVDLSYKQALALSTAYQGGIVAWVAFWAFYGHGFSSENLAAVGSFGLAYMSVILIEPLIDLGVLAGAKALSRFSQGPLFNVRLHQAA from the coding sequence ATGCATATCGAACCCGGTGTCGTCGAAGGCGCCAAGATCCTCCTCAGCTACGCAACGGCCGTCACCGCTTTCGGCCTGACCGCCAAACTCGCCCTGGACAGCGTCCGCAGCAACGGTGGTGTCGCCGCCCTGGCTTTGCGCAGCCTGCTGACCACCGCCCTGGTGTTCTGCTTCTTCGAAGTATTCCCGCATCACCCGGTGGGTGTTTCCGAGGTGCATCTGATCCTCGGTTCTACCCTGTTGTTGCTGTTCGGTGCCGGTGCTGCTGCCATCGGCCTGGCCGCGGGGCTGTTGCTGCAGGGGCTGCTGTTCGCCCAGTTCGACCTGCCGCAGTACGGCATGAACGTCACCACGCTGTTGATCCCGTTGTGGGGCATCAGCCTGCTGGCCAAGCGCATCGTTGCGCCGGGTACCGCCTACGTCGATCTTTCCTATAAGCAGGCACTGGCACTGTCGACTGCCTACCAGGGTGGCATCGTCGCCTGGGTCGCGTTCTGGGCCTTCTACGGTCACGGCTTTTCCAGCGAAAACCTGGCAGCAGTGGGCAGCTTCGGCCTGGCTTACATGAGCGTGATCCTGATCGAGCCGCTGATCGACCTGGGCGTGCTGGCCGGTGCCAAGGCGTTGTCGCGTTTCAGCCAGGGGCCGCTGTTCAACGTGCGCCTGCACCAGGCGGCCTGA
- a CDS encoding lytic murein transglycosylase — translation MPPQLPRRTLALLPILLLAACAQAPAESLPATPSPAVTQTTPTAPAPSFFEWQQALRNEALANGIDAAVFDRAFAGISPDPAVLKADSSQPEFTRPVWEYLDGAVSSSRIGRGRVLLAQHNSVLQRIEQQYGVEARILVAIWGLESNFGSNIGSHSVIRSLSTLAFEGRRQAFWRTQLLAALQILQHGDIPSERMIGSWAGAMGQTQFMPTTYNQHAVDFDGDGKRDLWSSSSDALASAAHYLQSSGWQRGQPWGFEVRLPSGFDYSLADPEQRRTLTEWAELGVRPLSPTGAAANARANLSLPAGHRGPAFLLLDNFRSILKYNNSTSYALAIGLLADNLVRPTTVQGSWPRDEHQLGRSERIELQELLAVNGFDPGPADGIIGANTRKAIRALQLQLNWPADGYPTQQLLLQLRGR, via the coding sequence ATGCCACCTCAGCTACCTCGCCGCACTCTGGCCCTGCTCCCTATCCTCCTGCTGGCAGCCTGCGCTCAGGCTCCCGCTGAAAGCCTGCCGGCGACACCCAGCCCCGCCGTCACGCAGACGACGCCTACGGCTCCAGCGCCAAGCTTCTTCGAATGGCAGCAAGCATTGCGCAATGAAGCGCTGGCCAATGGCATCGATGCAGCCGTGTTCGACCGAGCATTTGCCGGAATCAGCCCTGACCCCGCCGTACTCAAGGCCGACAGTAGCCAACCGGAATTCACGCGACCGGTGTGGGAATACCTTGATGGCGCCGTGTCTTCCAGCCGCATCGGCCGCGGGCGTGTTCTGCTGGCGCAGCACAACAGCGTGCTACAGCGCATCGAGCAGCAATACGGAGTAGAAGCCCGGATACTGGTGGCGATCTGGGGCCTGGAAAGCAACTTCGGCAGCAACATTGGCAGCCACAGTGTGATCCGCTCGCTTTCCACGCTGGCTTTCGAAGGCCGTCGCCAGGCCTTCTGGCGCACCCAACTGCTGGCCGCCCTGCAGATTCTGCAGCATGGCGACATCCCCAGCGAGCGCATGATCGGCTCCTGGGCCGGCGCCATGGGCCAGACCCAGTTCATGCCCACCACTTACAATCAGCACGCCGTCGATTTCGATGGCGATGGCAAGCGCGATCTGTGGAGTTCCTCCAGCGATGCCCTGGCATCTGCCGCTCATTACCTGCAATCCTCGGGCTGGCAGCGCGGCCAACCCTGGGGTTTCGAAGTACGCCTGCCGTCCGGCTTCGACTACTCCCTGGCCGATCCGGAACAACGCCGCACCCTGACCGAATGGGCCGAGCTTGGCGTACGCCCGCTGTCGCCTACCGGTGCTGCCGCCAATGCCCGTGCCAACCTGTCACTGCCTGCAGGTCACCGCGGCCCGGCCTTCCTCTTGCTGGACAACTTCCGCAGCATTCTCAAGTACAACAACTCTACCTCCTACGCCCTGGCCATCGGGCTGCTCGCCGACAACCTGGTACGTCCAACGACAGTTCAGGGAAGCTGGCCACGTGACGAGCACCAATTAGGCCGCAGCGAGCGTATCGAGTTGCAGGAGCTGCTAGCGGTGAATGGTTTCGATCCCGGCCCAGCCGACGGCATCATCGGCGCCAATACACGCAAGGCCATTCGTGCCCTGCAATTGCAGTTGAACTGGCCGGCGGACGGCTACCCCACCCAACAACTGCTGCTGCAGCTGCGCGGCCGCTGA
- a CDS encoding TetR/AcrR family transcriptional regulator yields the protein MAYRITEARLDRDQTQRQRILDCALLRVAEGGFAALTMQALAEHVGIATGSLYRHFRSKGELAAEVFASASQREVDALATALRGPGSARERLRIGLEQFAARAWHSRRLAFALIAEPVDPEVDEQRLLYREAYAELFIDLLEEGAAAGEFRVEQIALTSACLVGAIAEALVGPLSPPARAAREAGQPTLELAQVSASLATFCLRAVGAEEPSR from the coding sequence ATGGCTTATCGCATCACTGAAGCTCGACTCGACCGCGATCAGACGCAGCGCCAGCGCATCCTCGATTGCGCCTTGCTACGGGTGGCCGAGGGCGGTTTCGCTGCCCTGACCATGCAGGCGCTGGCCGAGCATGTCGGTATCGCCACTGGCAGCCTATACCGCCATTTTCGCAGCAAGGGCGAACTGGCCGCCGAGGTTTTCGCCAGCGCCAGCCAACGTGAGGTTGATGCCCTGGCCACCGCCTTGCGCGGGCCGGGCAGTGCCCGTGAGCGGCTGCGTATCGGCCTCGAACAGTTCGCCGCCCGCGCCTGGCACAGCCGCCGCCTGGCCTTTGCGCTGATCGCCGAGCCGGTCGATCCGGAGGTCGACGAGCAGCGCCTGCTCTACCGTGAAGCCTATGCCGAACTGTTCATCGATTTGCTGGAGGAAGGCGCCGCTGCCGGCGAATTTCGCGTCGAGCAGATCGCTCTGACGTCGGCTTGCCTGGTCGGCGCGATTGCCGAGGCGCTGGTCGGTCCCCTGTCACCACCTGCTCGCGCCGCTCGCGAGGCCGGTCAACCCACCCTGGAGCTGGCTCAGGTCAGCGCCAGCCTTGCCACCTTCTGTCTGCGCGCCGTCGGCGCCGAGGAGCCCTCGCGATGA
- the amn gene encoding AMP nucleosidase, giving the protein MKACSDDFIVALTPEEAVDRLAALHQEATGALSHALKRYLKERIRPDASEHCLFRYPELRLTYLCQGEVPTTVRAYAKVQVPGTYAITVTQPAAFRKYLLEQLRPLMNDFTLRVEVGRSQQNIPYPYVVEGGDELAGSGVTAAELARVFPSTDLSAATDGTADGLYDWENIDPLPLALFDAARTDFSLKRIQHYTGSDWRHVQPWILLTNYHRYVDQFIRHGLDMLVGDSRFTRMVLPGNVVVERGMAEGEMQAIIENVVWHRYQMPAYHLQAEDGHGITLVNIGVGPSNAKNITDHLAVLRPHCWLMIGHCGGLRQSQTIGDYVLAHAYMRRDGILDRVLPPNIPLPALAEVQQALQEAAKLVTGEQGDELKKRLRTGTVLTYDDRNWELRWAQERPLINLSRAVAVDMESGTIAAQGYRLRVPYGTLLCVSDKPLHSEIKLPGAAGAFYERAVTQHLHIGIAALELMRSQLNSLHSRKLRSFDEPPFR; this is encoded by the coding sequence GTGAAAGCCTGCTCAGATGATTTCATCGTTGCCCTCACGCCCGAAGAGGCCGTCGATCGCCTCGCCGCGTTGCACCAGGAGGCCACTGGCGCCCTGAGCCACGCGCTCAAACGCTACCTCAAGGAGCGCATCCGTCCCGATGCCAGCGAGCACTGCCTGTTCCGCTACCCCGAATTGCGCCTGACCTACCTGTGCCAGGGCGAGGTGCCGACCACCGTGCGCGCCTACGCCAAGGTGCAGGTGCCTGGCACCTACGCCATCACCGTGACCCAGCCGGCGGCCTTCCGCAAATACCTGCTGGAGCAACTGCGTCCGCTGATGAACGATTTCACCCTGCGCGTGGAAGTCGGCCGCAGCCAGCAGAACATTCCTTACCCGTACGTGGTCGAGGGCGGCGATGAGCTGGCCGGCAGTGGTGTGACCGCCGCCGAGCTGGCGCGCGTATTCCCCAGCACCGACCTGTCCGCCGCCACCGACGGCACCGCCGATGGCCTGTACGACTGGGAGAACATCGACCCGCTGCCGCTGGCGCTGTTCGACGCGGCGCGCACCGATTTTTCGCTCAAGCGCATCCAGCACTACACCGGCAGCGACTGGCGCCATGTGCAGCCTTGGATCCTGTTGACCAACTACCATCGTTATGTCGACCAGTTCATCCGTCACGGCCTGGACATGCTGGTGGGCGACTCGCGCTTCACCCGCATGGTGCTGCCGGGCAATGTGGTGGTCGAGCGTGGCATGGCCGAAGGCGAGATGCAGGCAATCATCGAGAATGTGGTCTGGCACCGCTATCAGATGCCGGCCTACCACCTGCAGGCCGAGGATGGCCACGGCATCACCCTGGTCAATATCGGCGTCGGCCCGTCCAACGCCAAGAACATCACCGACCACCTGGCCGTGCTGCGCCCCCACTGCTGGTTGATGATCGGCCACTGTGGCGGCCTGCGTCAGTCGCAGACCATCGGCGACTATGTGCTGGCCCACGCCTACATGCGCCGTGACGGCATTCTCGACCGCGTGCTGCCGCCGAACATTCCCCTGCCGGCGCTGGCCGAAGTGCAGCAGGCGCTGCAAGAGGCGGCCAAGCTGGTCACTGGCGAGCAGGGCGACGAGCTGAAGAAGCGCCTGCGCACCGGCACCGTGCTGACCTACGACGACCGCAACTGGGAACTGCGCTGGGCCCAGGAGCGCCCGCTGATCAACCTGTCGCGCGCGGTGGCGGTGGACATGGAAAGCGGCACCATCGCAGCCCAGGGCTATCGCCTGCGGGTGCCCTACGGCACCCTGCTGTGTGTGTCGGACAAGCCGCTGCACAGCGAGATCAAGCTGCCCGGCGCCGCCGGCGCCTTTTACGAGCGCGCGGTGACTCAGCACCTGCACATCGGCATCGCCGCGCTGGAACTGATGCGCAGCCAGCTCAACTCGCTGCATTCGCGCAAGCTGCGCAGCTTCGACGAGCCGCCGTTCCGTTGA
- a CDS encoding threonine dehydratase gives MFDLAQLRQSAQLVHRHMAATPQLSWPLLAQRTGCEVWVKHENHAPTAAFKVRGGLVYIDALLRREPQVRGLVTATRGNHGQSLALAARAAGLAIRILVPHGNAREKNAAMRALGAEVIEHGRDFDEARAEAARIAERDDLHWVPSLHEDLVRGVATYALELLEAVPNLRRVYVPIGLGSGICGMIRTRDLLGLDTEIVGVVASGADAYAQSFEQGRLVQTERADTLADGMACRQPQELALDMIRVGASRIVRVDDEEIRAAIRTYHEDTHNLAEGAGAAALAALMQERELNAGQRVAVVLSGANIDRAALAELLRDEAPVAA, from the coding sequence ATGTTCGACCTCGCCCAACTGCGCCAGAGCGCGCAACTGGTTCACCGCCATATGGCGGCCACGCCGCAACTGAGCTGGCCGTTGCTGGCGCAGCGCACGGGCTGCGAGGTCTGGGTCAAGCACGAGAACCACGCCCCGACTGCCGCCTTCAAGGTGCGCGGCGGGCTGGTCTATATCGACGCCCTGCTGCGCCGCGAGCCGCAGGTGCGCGGGCTGGTCACCGCCACGCGCGGCAACCATGGCCAGAGCCTGGCGCTGGCGGCGCGCGCCGCGGGCCTGGCGATTCGCATCCTGGTGCCACATGGCAATGCCCGCGAGAAGAACGCCGCGATGCGCGCCCTCGGCGCCGAGGTGATCGAACATGGCCGCGACTTCGACGAAGCCCGTGCCGAAGCCGCGCGTATCGCCGAACGCGACGACCTGCACTGGGTGCCGTCACTGCACGAGGATCTGGTGCGCGGCGTGGCTACCTATGCCCTGGAACTGCTGGAGGCGGTACCGAATCTGCGCCGGGTGTATGTGCCTATCGGCCTCGGCTCGGGCATCTGCGGGATGATCCGCACCCGCGACCTGCTTGGTCTCGACACCGAAATCGTCGGCGTCGTCGCCAGCGGCGCCGACGCCTATGCGCAGAGTTTCGAGCAAGGCCGCCTGGTGCAGACCGAACGCGCCGATACGCTGGCCGACGGCATGGCCTGCCGCCAGCCGCAAGAATTGGCGCTGGACATGATCCGCGTCGGCGCCTCGCGCATCGTACGGGTCGACGACGAGGAAATTCGCGCCGCCATCCGCACCTATCACGAGGACACCCACAACCTCGCCGAAGGTGCCGGCGCTGCGGCGTTGGCTGCTCTGATGCAGGAGCGTGAACTCAATGCCGGCCAGCGCGTGGCCGTGGTACTCAGCGGCGCCAACATCGACCGCGCAGCGCTGGCCGAACTGCTACGTGACGAGGCGCCGGTTGCGGCCTGA
- a CDS encoding acyl-CoA dehydrogenase family protein, whose amino-acid sequence MRPSLHAETHEVFNQVPSLDGTNLYRLDLPLQEWTRRYDGAWADERLSAYGALAGGALMQAGFLANENKPVFKSHDRYGNRIDLVEFHPAYHELMRTAVEHGLPSLPWTDPRAGAHVARAGLTYMHSQAEAASGCPLTMTFAAVPAIRLQPNVAEQWLPKILATEYDPRNLPMEQKTGVTIGMAMTEKQGGTDVRANTTRAYPIGLGGPGQGYELVGHKWFCSAPMCDAFLTLAYTDKGLSCFLLPRHRPDGTRNAFYIQRLKNKLGNWANASSEVEYRGAFAWMLGEEGRGVPTIIEMVAMTRFDCMVGSSSLMRQALTQAAHHCAHRQVGGKLLADQPLMQNVLADLALESEAALALCMRMGRALDHSHDAQEDKFARLVTAVGKYWICKRAPEMIYEASECMGGAGYVEETILPRLYREAPVNSIWEGSGNVQCLDVLRALSKEPGVLDALFAELGDGHGDARLKAHIQRLKADFSDTADIQYRARQLTEDMAVALQAKLLLEAGNATVSDAFIASRLEGRGRVYGTLPRGVDVEALLARSTPHLA is encoded by the coding sequence ATGAGACCCAGCCTGCATGCCGAAACACATGAAGTGTTCAACCAGGTGCCGAGCCTGGACGGCACCAACCTCTACCGCCTCGATCTGCCGCTGCAGGAGTGGACTCGTCGTTATGATGGGGCCTGGGCCGACGAGCGTCTGAGCGCCTATGGCGCGCTGGCCGGCGGCGCCTTGATGCAGGCAGGCTTTCTCGCCAACGAGAACAAGCCGGTGTTCAAGAGTCATGATCGCTACGGCAATCGCATCGATCTGGTGGAGTTTCACCCGGCCTACCACGAGCTGATGCGCACGGCCGTCGAGCATGGCCTGCCGTCGCTGCCCTGGACAGACCCACGCGCTGGCGCGCATGTCGCCCGTGCCGGCCTGACCTATATGCACAGTCAGGCCGAAGCGGCCAGCGGCTGCCCGCTGACCATGACCTTCGCTGCGGTGCCTGCCATTCGCCTGCAGCCCAACGTGGCCGAGCAGTGGCTGCCGAAGATCCTCGCCACCGAGTACGACCCGCGCAATTTACCGATGGAGCAGAAAACCGGCGTCACCATCGGTATGGCCATGACCGAGAAGCAGGGCGGCACCGACGTACGTGCCAACACCACCCGCGCCTATCCCATCGGCCTCGGCGGGCCGGGGCAGGGCTACGAGCTGGTTGGCCACAAATGGTTCTGCTCGGCGCCGATGTGTGATGCCTTCCTTACCCTGGCCTACACAGACAAGGGCCTGTCATGTTTCCTGCTGCCGCGTCACCGCCCTGACGGCACGCGCAACGCGTTCTACATCCAGCGCCTGAAGAACAAGCTGGGTAACTGGGCCAACGCCTCCAGCGAGGTGGAGTACCGCGGTGCCTTCGCCTGGATGCTTGGCGAGGAAGGACGCGGCGTGCCCACCATCATCGAGATGGTGGCGATGACGCGCTTCGATTGCATGGTCGGCTCCAGCAGCTTGATGCGTCAGGCGCTGACCCAGGCCGCGCACCACTGCGCACACCGCCAGGTCGGCGGCAAGCTGCTCGCAGACCAGCCGCTGATGCAGAACGTGCTGGCCGACCTGGCGCTGGAGAGCGAAGCCGCGCTGGCGCTGTGCATGCGCATGGGGCGTGCGCTCGACCACTCGCATGACGCGCAGGAAGACAAGTTCGCCCGCCTCGTCACTGCCGTGGGCAAGTACTGGATCTGCAAGCGTGCGCCGGAAATGATCTACGAGGCCAGCGAGTGCATGGGCGGCGCCGGTTACGTCGAGGAAACCATCCTGCCGCGCCTGTACCGCGAAGCGCCGGTCAACTCGATCTGGGAAGGTTCGGGCAACGTGCAGTGTCTGGACGTGCTGCGCGCCTTGTCCAAGGAACCGGGCGTGCTCGATGCGCTGTTCGCCGAGCTGGGCGACGGCCACGGTGATGCCCGTCTGAAGGCGCACATCCAGCGTTTGAAGGCCGACTTCAGCGATACCGCCGATATCCAGTACCGCGCCCGCCAGCTCACCGAAGACATGGCCGTGGCGCTGCAGGCCAAGCTGCTGCTGGAAGCGGGCAACGCCACCGTCTCCGATGCCTTTATCGCCAGCCGTCTGGAGGGCCGTGGCCGGGTCTACGGCACCTTGCCGCGTGGTGTCGACGTCGAGGCGCTGCTGGCGCGTAGCACGCCGCACCTGGCCTGA